The proteins below come from a single Bdellovibrionales bacterium genomic window:
- a CDS encoding leucyl aminopeptidase family protein — protein sequence MRFKSWLDSFVVGKEPKTPKNANIGYVYYLGTNDKNKFISLAEEHALNWQLADLKKNEREMVFFVGVKGPVWIIRPRRKTENPQHQGLLEESDYAFSRDLFGALFGHFKAHALTQIRLEYIGTDFEHELGSLVGMEVASYNFRSVFEEKPQEWPEVYVQKSLGDFDKSTLHQAQARAMAVNVARHLVNLPPNELNPKTFVDFAKKMGFPATMKIAVWDKARLEKEKAGLILGVGQGAEFGPYLLHIKYRPTGKKSNLKPIAFVGKGITFDTGGLDLKPSAAMRLMKKDMGGAASILGLASWVADIKYPGPVDFYMALAENSVDAKSFRPSDVCVARNGLSVEIDNTDAEGRLVLADALDVAVTQKGADEPEVVINVATLTGAIKVGLGADIAGLFSNDDELADSLNSAGVRAGDLNWRMPLFNKYFGDLSSPFADFKNSGGSFGGAITAALFLQKFVRGKKWAHLDVYAWTDKAQGALGAQGGSGQPVQALIEYLESRI from the coding sequence ATGCGATTTAAATCTTGGTTGGACAGTTTTGTTGTTGGAAAAGAGCCAAAAACGCCTAAAAACGCGAATATTGGCTATGTTTATTACTTGGGAACGAATGATAAAAATAAATTCATCTCGCTCGCCGAAGAACATGCATTGAACTGGCAGCTTGCTGACCTCAAGAAAAACGAACGTGAAATGGTTTTCTTTGTCGGTGTCAAGGGCCCTGTTTGGATCATTCGCCCTCGTCGCAAAACTGAGAACCCTCAGCATCAAGGTCTTTTAGAAGAATCCGACTATGCATTTAGCCGTGATTTGTTCGGAGCTTTGTTTGGTCACTTCAAAGCTCATGCGCTGACGCAAATCCGTCTCGAATACATCGGCACTGATTTCGAACACGAACTGGGTTCTTTGGTGGGAATGGAAGTCGCTTCTTACAACTTCCGCTCCGTGTTCGAAGAAAAACCGCAAGAGTGGCCTGAGGTGTACGTGCAGAAATCACTCGGTGATTTCGATAAGAGTACTTTGCACCAAGCTCAAGCTCGTGCAATGGCTGTGAACGTGGCTCGTCACTTGGTGAACTTGCCACCGAATGAACTGAATCCAAAGACGTTCGTTGATTTTGCAAAGAAGATGGGATTCCCCGCGACTATGAAAATCGCTGTGTGGGATAAAGCTCGCTTAGAAAAAGAAAAAGCCGGTTTGATTTTGGGTGTAGGTCAGGGGGCGGAGTTTGGTCCTTACTTGTTGCACATTAAGTATCGTCCAACCGGAAAAAAATCGAATTTAAAGCCGATTGCTTTCGTCGGAAAAGGGATCACGTTTGATACCGGTGGTTTGGATTTGAAGCCGTCAGCAGCAATGCGCCTGATGAAAAAAGATATGGGCGGGGCTGCCAGCATTCTTGGCTTGGCTTCATGGGTTGCGGATATTAAGTATCCAGGGCCAGTGGATTTCTACATGGCTTTGGCTGAAAACTCTGTGGATGCGAAATCATTCCGTCCAAGTGACGTGTGTGTCGCTCGTAACGGTCTCAGTGTTGAAATCGATAACACCGATGCGGAAGGCCGCTTGGTTTTGGCCGATGCTTTGGACGTAGCTGTTACTCAAAAAGGTGCTGACGAACCAGAAGTCGTGATCAACGTTGCAACTTTGACGGGCGCGATTAAAGTGGGCTTGGGCGCGGATATCGCGGGATTGTTCTCGAACGATGACGAACTGGCGGATTCATTGAACTCAGCCGGTGTTCGTGCGGGCGATCTGAACTGGCGCATGCCTTTATTTAACAAATACTTCGGCGATTTGTCTTCGCCGTTTGCTGATTTCAAAAACTCTGGCGGCAGCTTCGGCGGCGCGATCACGGCCGCGCTCTTCTTGCAAAAATTCGTGCGCGGAAAAAAATGGGCTCACTTAGACGTGTACGCATGGACGGACAAGGCCCAAGGCGCGCTAGGTGCTCAGGGCGGTAGCGGTCAACCGGTACAAGCGCTGATCGAGTATCTCGAGTCGCGCATTTAA
- the apaG gene encoding Co2+/Mg2+ efflux protein ApaG: protein MPIQKSTTPHIQVDVTASYVPAESRPEQNYHFFAYKISIKNTGSRMAQLMSRHWIITDGLGRTEDVRGPGVVGLQPKITPGQTFEYESACPLSTSSGSMKGSYQMVSEEGETFTVEIPEFYLIAPQALH, encoded by the coding sequence ATGCCAATTCAGAAATCAACGACTCCTCATATTCAGGTGGATGTTACGGCGTCTTATGTTCCGGCGGAATCTCGCCCGGAGCAGAACTATCATTTTTTTGCTTACAAAATTAGCATTAAAAACACTGGCAGCCGCATGGCTCAATTGATGAGCCGTCACTGGATTATCACCGACGGACTTGGCCGCACTGAAGATGTCCGCGGTCCGGGAGTGGTGGGATTGCAACCAAAGATCACACCTGGTCAAACTTTTGAGTACGAGAGCGCTTGCCCGCTGAGCACGTCTTCAGGTTCGATGAAGGGTTCGTATCAAATGGTCAGCGAAGAGGGCGAAACCTTCACGGTTGAAATCCCAGAATTCTATCTGATCGCACCTCAAGCTTTGCATTAA
- the pdxH gene encoding pyridoxamine 5'-phosphate oxidase, which translates to MFDLSVDPFLHFERLLQEAEKRGEPEHNAMALATVGADLKPSVRIVYYKGLIRGGLSFYGNYNSSKGKAIAENNQVCVNFYSPKEWQQIRITGRAYKLTREESVAYFNTRARLSQIGAWASNQSSEIPGTEYFVQRVAEYEKSFDGQAVPCPENWGGYHIIPEEFEFWYGKNGRLHERYVYSRKDPKSPWRTFMRAP; encoded by the coding sequence GTGTTTGATTTAAGTGTAGATCCTTTCTTACACTTTGAAAGGCTCCTCCAAGAAGCTGAAAAGCGCGGGGAGCCTGAACACAATGCGATGGCACTGGCGACCGTCGGTGCCGACCTAAAGCCCTCCGTTAGAATTGTCTACTACAAAGGACTGATTCGCGGAGGTCTTTCTTTTTATGGCAATTACAATTCGTCCAAAGGCAAAGCGATCGCAGAGAACAATCAAGTCTGCGTGAATTTCTATTCGCCGAAAGAGTGGCAGCAGATCCGTATTACGGGCCGTGCCTACAAACTCACCCGCGAAGAGAGTGTGGCGTATTTTAATACGCGTGCCCGCCTCAGCCAAATCGGGGCGTGGGCTTCAAATCAAAGCTCTGAAATTCCGGGGACGGAGTACTTCGTTCAGCGCGTGGCTGAGTACGAAAAGTCTTTCGATGGCCAAGCGGTTCCTTGTCCTGAAAACTGGGGCGGGTATCATATCATTCCGGAAGAGTTCGAGTTCTGGTACGGCAAAAATGGCCGTCTGCATGAGCGCTATGTGTATAGCCGCAAAGATCCAAAGAGTCCTTGGCGCACTTTCATGCGCGCTCCCTAA
- a CDS encoding FKBP-type peptidyl-prolyl cis-trans isomerase — MKKLIIAGSSAALLVAVGCTKKLDTDLKKASYAIGQQIGGNMKQQNIEIDSDVMAMAMKDAIKGDSKMTKEEIQQAMMKLQEAAMKKQQEAAEENKKKGAEFLEKNKSAEGVKVTASGLQYKVEKEGEGKTPSKTDTVKAHYKGTLIDGTQFDSSYDRGQPAEFPVQGVIPGWSEALQMMKVGSKYKLFIPPELAYGASGRPGIPANSVLVFEVELVDIVKPGAGGAAPADAAHGKAKKEKKEAKETK, encoded by the coding sequence ATGAAAAAGTTGATTATTGCGGGTTCGTCTGCAGCACTTTTGGTTGCTGTAGGTTGTACAAAAAAATTGGACACTGATTTGAAAAAAGCTAGCTACGCTATTGGCCAACAAATCGGCGGCAATATGAAACAACAAAACATCGAAATCGATTCTGACGTGATGGCGATGGCGATGAAAGATGCTATCAAAGGCGATAGCAAAATGACTAAAGAAGAAATTCAGCAAGCGATGATGAAGCTTCAAGAAGCTGCTATGAAGAAGCAACAAGAAGCGGCTGAAGAGAACAAGAAAAAAGGCGCTGAGTTCTTGGAAAAGAACAAGTCTGCAGAAGGCGTAAAAGTCACTGCTTCTGGTCTTCAGTATAAAGTTGAAAAAGAAGGCGAAGGCAAAACTCCTTCTAAAACAGACACTGTAAAAGCTCACTACAAAGGGACTTTGATCGACGGAACTCAATTCGATTCTTCATACGATCGCGGTCAACCTGCTGAATTCCCAGTTCAAGGTGTGATCCCAGGCTGGTCTGAAGCTCTGCAAATGATGAAAGTGGGTTCTAAATACAAACTCTTCATCCCACCTGAATTGGCTTACGGTGCTTCTGGTCGTCCAGGCATCCCAGCAAACTCTGTATTGGTTTTCGAAGTTGAATTGGTTGATATCGTGAAGCCAGGTGCTGGCGGCGCGGCTCCAGCTGATGCAGCTCACGGCAAAGCTAAAAAAGAGAAAAAAGAAGCTAAAGAGACTAAATAG
- the mnmH gene encoding tRNA 2-selenouridine(34) synthase MnmH, producing the protein MSNIQEAGLRELFTKKVPLIDVRAPVEFQQGALPGAVNLPIMNNEERALVGTAYKREGREKAIELGHSLVSGEVKEARMQAWQEQIRQHPDAVIYCFRGGLRSQITQRWLREVGVDRPVISGGYKKVRQFLLNEIEQFSNQGNFLMLTGPTGSAKTHILKQASEFYPAMDLEALAHHRGSAFGAWDVPQPSQKDFENRIGVGLIQLRAQFPHGPALFEDESRMIGSRTVPESFFFTMRASPVVFVDEKFEQRVENIFQDYVIGTALARGSEQAAMQIFARYRASIEAISRKLGGLRTQEVLQDIAISEADYRSGRGLEANKEWIRKLLLYYYDPLYSKSFEKRQPKVLHRGPSTEILSYLRNLRAGC; encoded by the coding sequence TTGAGTAATATCCAAGAAGCCGGTCTCCGGGAACTGTTCACGAAAAAAGTTCCTCTGATAGATGTCAGAGCGCCGGTCGAATTTCAGCAAGGGGCCCTGCCGGGGGCGGTGAACCTGCCGATCATGAACAATGAAGAGCGTGCACTGGTCGGTACGGCTTACAAGCGTGAAGGCCGTGAAAAGGCGATTGAACTCGGTCATTCCTTAGTGTCGGGTGAGGTCAAAGAAGCACGCATGCAGGCCTGGCAGGAACAGATCCGTCAGCATCCTGACGCTGTCATTTACTGTTTTCGTGGCGGACTTCGCTCGCAAATCACTCAACGTTGGTTGCGTGAAGTCGGTGTCGATCGCCCGGTGATCTCGGGCGGCTATAAAAAAGTGCGACAGTTTTTGTTAAATGAAATCGAACAGTTTTCCAATCAAGGAAATTTTCTCATGCTCACGGGGCCCACGGGGAGTGCAAAAACGCACATCCTCAAGCAAGCTTCGGAGTTTTATCCAGCGATGGATTTAGAGGCTCTCGCTCACCATCGCGGTTCGGCCTTCGGCGCGTGGGACGTGCCTCAGCCGTCGCAAAAGGATTTTGAAAATCGCATCGGCGTCGGGCTGATCCAACTGCGCGCGCAGTTTCCACACGGGCCGGCCTTGTTTGAAGACGAGAGCCGCATGATCGGCAGCCGAACCGTGCCTGAGAGTTTTTTCTTTACTATGCGGGCCTCTCCGGTTGTGTTTGTTGACGAAAAATTCGAACAGCGTGTGGAAAATATCTTCCAAGATTATGTCATAGGGACTGCTTTGGCTCGAGGTTCTGAACAGGCGGCGATGCAGATTTTTGCCCGTTACCGAGCCTCGATCGAAGCGATTTCTCGTAAACTCGGCGGCCTTCGGACGCAAGAAGTGCTGCAAGATATAGCAATTTCTGAAGCAGACTATCGCTCGGGCCGGGGGCTTGAGGCCAACAAAGAGTGGATTCGCAAACTTCTACTTTATTATTATGACCCACTTTACTCAAAGAGCTTCGAAAAAAGGCAGCCGAAAGTGCTTCACCGGGGCCCATCCACCGAGATCTTGAGCTACTTAAGAAATCTTCGCGCGGGATGTTAA
- the selD gene encoding selenide, water dikinase SelD, with product MSSESIALTQTVQKGGCAAKVAASELRKILSQVRFPQAHPALLVDGGLFDDAAIYKINEEVALVQTLDFFTPIVDTPKLFGRIAAANSLSDVYAMGGKPMTAMGILAFPLANMPESVIVDVMQGASDVISEAKANFVGGHSIDDDTLKFGLSVTGFVHPDRVWSNAKAQPGDVLILTKALGTGTMTAALKRREATENEIDEALQSMAQLNNAVDFLTADSMTAIHSATDITGFGLSGHGMQMAKASQVSMKFHFEALPKFGRAIEFLEKSFLTKAHRSNAQYTAEATLFGGLSEVQKHLLHDPQTSGGLLLSVQKDKAAEVLRQLQKGFAKAAIVGEVIARETSIQVSFE from the coding sequence ATGAGCTCAGAAAGCATTGCCCTCACTCAGACCGTTCAAAAAGGCGGGTGCGCTGCGAAAGTAGCGGCCTCGGAATTGCGAAAGATCCTTTCTCAAGTGCGCTTTCCTCAGGCCCATCCGGCCTTGCTTGTAGATGGTGGCTTGTTCGACGATGCCGCCATTTATAAAATCAATGAGGAAGTGGCTCTGGTCCAAACCCTGGATTTCTTCACTCCCATTGTGGATACGCCGAAACTCTTTGGCCGGATTGCTGCTGCGAACTCTTTGAGCGACGTCTATGCCATGGGTGGAAAACCGATGACGGCGATGGGGATTTTGGCCTTTCCTTTAGCAAATATGCCCGAGTCCGTGATTGTCGACGTCATGCAAGGGGCGAGTGACGTGATCAGTGAGGCCAAGGCCAACTTTGTCGGCGGGCATTCGATTGATGATGACACTTTGAAGTTCGGCCTTTCGGTGACCGGCTTTGTACATCCAGACAGAGTTTGGTCCAACGCCAAAGCTCAGCCGGGGGATGTGTTGATTCTTACAAAAGCTCTGGGAACGGGCACAATGACGGCGGCTTTGAAACGCCGTGAAGCCACTGAAAATGAGATCGACGAGGCTCTGCAAAGCATGGCTCAATTAAATAATGCTGTCGATTTTTTGACGGCCGATTCGATGACAGCGATTCATTCGGCGACGGACATTACCGGCTTCGGTCTTTCAGGCCACGGCATGCAAATGGCAAAAGCGAGCCAAGTCAGCATGAAGTTCCATTTTGAAGCTCTGCCAAAGTTCGGCCGCGCTATAGAGTTCCTTGAAAAGTCCTTCCTGACAAAAGCCCATCGAAGCAACGCTCAGTACACGGCGGAAGCCACTCTGTTTGGGGGATTGTCCGAAGTCCAAAAGCACCTATTGCATGACCCGCAAACCAGCGGTGGCTTGCTGCTTTCGGTTCAAAAAGACAAAGCCGCTGAAGTCCTTCGCCAATTGCAAAAGGGCTTCGCAAAAGCAGCCATTGTGGGTGAAGTGATCGCCCGTGAAACTTCTATTCAGGTGAGCTTTGAGTAA
- a CDS encoding response regulator transcription factor, translated as MRILVVEDQIKMANFLKKGLNEVGYAVDLAENGMDAESFMAQGEYDLVILDVMLPEQNGIETARHIRRDGYEGPILMLTALSTTKDKITGLDAGADDYLTKPYSFDELLARVRALLRRKSSASTSGGNSLLQYSDLEVDLLHRKVRRSNQEVSLTTKEFALLEYLIRNAERPLGRVSIAEHVWDIHFDSESNVIDVYINMLRKKIDAPFNKKLIHTVVGVGYVLKENP; from the coding sequence GTGCGCATTCTCGTTGTTGAAGATCAGATTAAGATGGCAAACTTCCTTAAGAAGGGCCTGAATGAAGTGGGCTATGCCGTCGACCTTGCCGAAAACGGCATGGATGCTGAGTCCTTCATGGCTCAAGGCGAATACGACCTGGTGATTTTGGATGTGATGTTACCGGAACAAAACGGCATTGAAACGGCTCGCCACATTCGCCGCGATGGTTACGAAGGCCCGATCCTGATGCTGACGGCTCTTTCAACCACGAAAGATAAAATCACAGGCCTTGATGCAGGGGCTGATGATTACCTGACAAAGCCTTATTCATTTGATGAGCTTTTGGCCCGCGTGCGCGCGCTTCTTCGCCGCAAATCCTCGGCTTCAACCAGTGGTGGAAACTCACTGTTGCAATACTCGGATCTTGAAGTCGATCTGCTTCACCGCAAGGTTCGCAGATCCAATCAAGAAGTGAGCCTTACGACGAAAGAATTTGCGTTGCTGGAATACCTCATCCGTAATGCCGAGCGCCCCTTGGGCCGCGTCTCTATTGCGGAACACGTTTGGGATATTCACTTTGATTCTGAAAGCAATGTCATCGATGTGTACATCAACATGCTTCGTAAAAAGATCGATGCGCCTTTTAATAAAAAACTCATCCACACGGTGGTAGGCGTTGGCTACGTTCTCAAAGAAAATCCTTAA
- a CDS encoding HAMP domain-containing histidine kinase — protein MIFGTTTIVFNTFLFLFMIQTLQQDFDDALFNYAVDVSQSIEIGVKGDLNFPPLKLDTGKVLPFPLGTALIQVVHTSGTVLARVGDFGDFNPPFKKDFERLARGEEATYRTISNISKIPSAEADSYRLISFPLDNSTHPQVILQIAVPMTLLETQISNRLTLLQIGIPLVLFIATLGGLFFSSRALAPVKHMIQAAQGIDASELDQRVPVPEANDEIKKLSLTLNEMLDRIHQAFQSQERFVADASHQLLTPLAIVKGELEVMQKREYNKEEVDAFLRSSLQEIDSLAKIVKDMLLLARVDAGLGGLNLQEIFMDELVFEAIGRVEKIANAKSIRLKVDLLDDDAVGRQSVRGDYDLLLNLLVNIIENAIKYSPTGEMVSITLTWKKDLSAVVVTDHGPGISKDQLNLIFERFSRGPNAERDTKGFGLGLAIAQKIAILHHAKLYAENNLGNGAQFHFEIKNI, from the coding sequence ATGATTTTCGGTACGACGACGATCGTGTTTAACACCTTCCTTTTCCTGTTCATGATTCAAACCCTGCAGCAGGATTTCGATGATGCTCTTTTCAACTATGCCGTCGACGTTTCTCAATCCATCGAAATTGGCGTGAAGGGGGACTTGAACTTCCCTCCTCTGAAACTTGATACGGGTAAAGTTCTGCCCTTTCCGCTTGGTACGGCCTTGATTCAGGTCGTGCATACGTCAGGCACAGTGCTGGCGCGCGTGGGTGATTTCGGGGATTTCAATCCACCTTTTAAAAAAGACTTTGAGCGCCTCGCCAGGGGCGAAGAGGCCACCTATCGCACGATCTCAAATATCAGTAAAATCCCGTCGGCCGAAGCTGACTCTTACCGACTGATCAGCTTTCCGCTGGATAACTCCACTCACCCGCAGGTGATTTTGCAAATCGCGGTGCCGATGACTCTGTTAGAAACGCAGATTAGCAATCGTCTGACGCTTCTTCAGATCGGTATCCCCCTGGTGCTTTTCATTGCCACTCTCGGTGGTCTGTTCTTCTCCTCGCGTGCGTTGGCGCCTGTGAAACATATGATCCAAGCCGCGCAGGGAATCGATGCGAGCGAACTTGATCAGCGCGTGCCCGTGCCAGAAGCCAATGATGAAATTAAAAAATTGTCACTCACCCTGAATGAGATGCTCGATCGTATCCATCAGGCCTTCCAATCCCAGGAGCGGTTCGTCGCCGATGCCTCTCATCAGCTGCTGACACCGCTGGCGATTGTGAAGGGCGAACTCGAAGTCATGCAGAAGCGTGAATACAATAAAGAAGAAGTCGATGCGTTCTTGCGCAGCTCTTTGCAAGAAATCGACAGCCTGGCAAAGATCGTCAAAGACATGTTGCTGCTAGCGCGTGTGGATGCCGGTTTGGGCGGTCTCAACCTCCAGGAAATCTTCATGGATGAATTGGTGTTTGAGGCCATCGGCCGAGTTGAGAAAATTGCCAATGCCAAAAGCATTCGCTTGAAAGTGGATTTGCTTGATGACGATGCCGTCGGCCGCCAATCCGTGCGCGGTGATTATGATCTGCTATTAAACTTGCTTGTAAACATCATTGAAAATGCGATCAAATACTCGCCAACCGGAGAGATGGTTTCTATTACTCTGACTTGGAAAAAAGACCTCAGTGCCGTCGTTGTGACTGATCACGGCCCTGGGATCTCTAAAGACCAACTCAATCTTATTTTTGAACGCTTCAGCCGTGGCCCTAATGCTGAGCGCGACACAAAAGGGTTTGGCTTAGGTCTAGCCATTGCACAGAAAATAGCCATTCTTCACCACGCCAAGCTCTATGCTGAGAACAATTTAGGCAATGGCGCGCAGTTTCATTTTGAGATTAAAAACATTTAA
- a CDS encoding putative Na+/H+ antiporter, whose translation MNPTTLEILGTGIFAIAIIHTFLVQKILHLSHRFSKDSFMHGLLHLLSEIEIVFGVWAAVFLGCMLFLSGSKATIEFQEGLNFTEPLFVFVIMVIAATRPILGLARDGIQFVSACLRKVFKTPEKLTDIFVVLTLGPLSGSFITEPAAMTVTALLLVSMFHNPSQRLAYFVMAVLFVNVSVGGALTPFAAPPILMVAARWQWDLAFVFQHFGLKSITTVTINALGLVIFMRKDIEQYCFSLFEADQRQERRGPRVPFGVTLVHLVFLVAVVLTAHYESVFMGIFLFFLGLTMATKKYQEHLRLRESLLVAFFLGGIIVFGSFQKWWLEPLLSSMSDVVLFSGATALTAITDNAALTYLGSQVPSLTVDSRYALVAGAIAGGGLTVIANAPNPAGFSILNHKFPGGNVNPLKLFLAAVLPTLVAVGCLWLIPH comes from the coding sequence ATGAATCCGACAACTTTGGAAATCCTCGGCACCGGGATCTTTGCGATTGCCATTATTCACACATTTTTGGTTCAAAAGATTCTCCATCTTTCGCATCGCTTTTCTAAAGACTCCTTCATGCATGGGCTTTTGCATTTATTGAGTGAGATTGAAATTGTTTTTGGTGTTTGGGCTGCGGTTTTTTTGGGCTGCATGCTTTTTCTTTCCGGCAGTAAAGCAACCATTGAGTTTCAAGAAGGACTTAATTTTACCGAGCCGTTGTTTGTTTTTGTGATTATGGTGATTGCGGCAACTCGTCCGATTCTGGGGCTTGCCCGTGACGGTATTCAGTTCGTGAGCGCGTGCTTACGAAAAGTTTTTAAAACTCCTGAAAAGCTGACAGATATTTTTGTTGTTCTTACTCTGGGCCCTCTCAGCGGCAGTTTTATCACCGAGCCTGCGGCGATGACGGTCACGGCATTGTTGCTAGTTTCGATGTTTCATAATCCGTCACAGCGTTTGGCGTATTTTGTGATGGCCGTGCTTTTTGTGAATGTATCAGTCGGAGGAGCTCTGACTCCTTTTGCGGCTCCGCCCATTTTGATGGTGGCGGCCCGTTGGCAATGGGATTTAGCATTCGTATTTCAGCACTTCGGTTTAAAAAGTATCACCACGGTGACGATCAATGCCCTTGGTTTAGTGATCTTTATGAGAAAAGATATTGAGCAATATTGTTTCAGTCTCTTTGAGGCAGATCAGCGCCAAGAGCGTCGAGGTCCACGCGTTCCTTTCGGCGTGACTTTGGTGCATCTTGTTTTCCTCGTGGCAGTGGTTTTAACGGCTCACTATGAAAGTGTTTTTATGGGGATTTTCCTTTTCTTCCTCGGCCTTACGATGGCAACAAAGAAATACCAAGAGCACCTGCGCCTGCGTGAAAGTTTACTGGTAGCGTTTTTCCTCGGTGGAATTATTGTTTTTGGATCATTCCAAAAATGGTGGTTAGAGCCGCTCTTGTCATCGATGTCTGATGTCGTACTTTTTAGCGGAGCTACCGCGCTGACGGCGATCACAGACAATGCGGCTTTAACCTATTTGGGTTCCCAAGTGCCAAGCCTGACGGTGGATTCACGCTATGCTCTCGTCGCCGGCGCCATCGCAGGCGGCGGGCTCACGGTGATTGCCAACGCTCCGAATCCGGCAGGCTTCAGTATCCTCAATCACAAATTCCCCGGCGGAAATGTCAACCCGCTGAAACTTTTCTTAGCGGCCGTTCTTCCCACGCTCGTGGCGGTCGGCTGTCTGTGGTTGATTCCGCACTGA
- a CDS encoding HNH endonuclease has protein sequence MPRKTSLLVFAQIVLVLSVSKAASPDYYTVHDSMKPAPQEELLDPIGTLSDAVEAAARAVASLDLMIWDHHQETLKDPSVPYNRMDQYGTWVKDPRDGTCYNTRAKVLIRASSTPVSFSGSRGCTVRSGEWNDPYSGNQYTDAADLQIDHVVPLKNSYISGAWQWDAKKRCLYANFFSNDYHLLAVNGSDNMKKGDRTPEGFMPPNRAYACEYLANWLKIKLIWNLALTPSEAQAISRLKQENHCDSGTLSMATQDLSQQRREILANMNLCTSKKQ, from the coding sequence GTGCCACGAAAGACTTCTCTCCTCGTGTTTGCTCAAATTGTTCTTGTTCTTTCTGTTTCTAAGGCCGCGTCGCCTGATTACTACACCGTTCACGATAGTATGAAGCCCGCTCCTCAAGAAGAGTTGTTAGATCCTATCGGCACTCTGTCGGATGCGGTGGAGGCTGCGGCAAGAGCCGTTGCTTCATTGGATTTGATGATTTGGGACCATCACCAAGAAACTCTGAAAGATCCTTCGGTTCCTTACAATCGCATGGACCAGTACGGCACATGGGTGAAAGATCCACGCGATGGCACTTGCTACAACACCCGCGCGAAAGTTTTGATCCGCGCATCATCAACGCCGGTTAGCTTTAGCGGCTCTCGCGGTTGCACGGTCAGAAGCGGTGAGTGGAATGATCCATATTCTGGGAATCAATACACCGATGCTGCGGATTTGCAGATTGATCATGTCGTTCCGTTGAAAAATTCCTACATCAGCGGAGCATGGCAATGGGATGCAAAAAAACGTTGCTTGTACGCCAACTTCTTTTCAAATGACTACCATCTGCTTGCTGTGAACGGCTCTGATAATATGAAAAAGGGCGATCGCACGCCGGAGGGTTTTATGCCTCCGAACAGAGCTTATGCTTGTGAATATTTGGCGAACTGGCTGAAAATAAAATTAATTTGGAATTTGGCATTGACGCCGTCGGAAGCCCAAGCCATTAGCCGTCTTAAACAAGAAAATCATTGCGACTCCGGTACTTTGAGCATGGCGACGCAAGATTTGAGTCAACAACGCAGGGAAATTCTTGCTAACATGAACCTTTGTACGAGCAAAAAACAATAA
- a CDS encoding phosphatase PAP2 family protein translates to MMQQTYPTRRVLTVIGAGLILALMTALTIDQSLSLYFKQPELTPVWLFARNITNVGLSEHYFVLAAVLYVFGKWVRPQFVQTRLWARNLFFALLTSGVFIHIVKFCVGRQRPHKSEVFDPFVFHPFTTHWDFHSFASGHTQVMFTVATMFAVAFPRAKWAFFVIAAFFGFTRVIIHDHFLSDVIGGAVIGYVGTTTALYWVGLWQNRSSKQSDKAVSAST, encoded by the coding sequence ATGATGCAACAGACATATCCTACGCGCCGGGTTCTAACGGTGATTGGTGCGGGCTTGATTTTAGCTCTTATGACGGCGCTGACGATAGATCAAAGCTTGTCCTTATATTTTAAGCAGCCGGAACTCACTCCGGTATGGCTCTTTGCACGCAACATTACAAATGTCGGACTCAGTGAACATTATTTTGTTCTGGCGGCGGTTTTATATGTGTTTGGAAAATGGGTTCGCCCCCAGTTTGTGCAAACACGCCTCTGGGCAAGAAATCTTTTTTTCGCACTGCTGACCTCCGGTGTTTTCATTCACATCGTGAAGTTCTGCGTGGGACGTCAGCGTCCCCACAAATCAGAGGTCTTTGATCCGTTTGTCTTCCACCCGTTTACCACTCATTGGGACTTTCATTCGTTTGCCTCAGGCCATACGCAAGTGATGTTCACTGTGGCCACGATGTTTGCAGTGGCATTTCCGCGGGCGAAATGGGCATTCTTTGTGATTGCCGCCTTCTTCGGATTCACTCGCGTGATTATTCATGATCATTTTCTGAGCGATGTCATCGGCGGCGCCGTGATTGGCTACGTCGGGACTACGACGGCTTTATATTG